The proteins below come from a single Arthrobacter sp. B1I2 genomic window:
- a CDS encoding dihydrolipoamide acetyltransferase family protein — MSATMIKEFRLPDLGEGLTESEILSWKVDVGDTVSLNQVIAEVETAKAVVELPSPFAGVIKELHEQPGSVVEVGKPIVSFEVADDAGAPPSQLSGAFPRGAGESAVETPNAGETPKREPNLVGYGAVVEGSGRPARRPRTFAPVVEPVETRPVETTPVETRPVETTPAERPRSTPPVRKLAKDLGVDLAQVAGTGPGGLITREDVQGFAGHAGEPATATSGPVSVPGGGRPGERETRTPIKGVRKHTAAAMVQSAFTAPHATEFLTVDVTPSLDLLAKLKNSREFTGIKLTPLTLAAKAVLIALRRNPALNSRWDEENQEIVTFNYVNLGIAAATPRGLTVPNIKDADTMGLPQLAQALTALAETARAGRTTPADLSGGTISITNIGVFGIDAGTPILNPGEAAILGLGAVRTMPWEYRGEVALRQVLTLSLSFDHRLVDGEQGSRFLADVGAILAEPGMVLTMV; from the coding sequence ATGAGCGCCACCATGATCAAGGAATTCCGGCTCCCCGACCTGGGCGAGGGACTCACAGAATCTGAAATCCTCAGCTGGAAAGTGGACGTTGGCGACACCGTCAGCCTGAACCAGGTCATCGCCGAAGTGGAAACCGCCAAGGCCGTGGTGGAGCTTCCGTCCCCGTTCGCCGGGGTGATCAAGGAACTCCACGAACAGCCCGGCTCCGTCGTGGAGGTGGGCAAGCCGATCGTCTCCTTCGAGGTGGCGGACGACGCCGGCGCGCCACCTTCGCAGCTATCTGGCGCCTTTCCCCGGGGGGCGGGGGAGTCCGCCGTGGAAACTCCGAACGCAGGGGAGACTCCGAAGCGGGAACCCAACCTCGTGGGGTACGGCGCCGTCGTCGAAGGTTCCGGGCGGCCGGCGCGGCGGCCCCGGACCTTCGCCCCGGTGGTTGAGCCTGTCGAAACCAGGCCCGTCGAAACCACGCCTGTCGAAACCAGGCCTGTCGAAACCACGCCTGCCGAGCGCCCCCGGTCCACGCCTCCGGTCCGGAAGCTGGCCAAAGACCTGGGCGTGGACCTGGCGCAGGTCGCCGGCACGGGCCCCGGCGGGCTGATCACGCGGGAAGACGTCCAGGGCTTTGCCGGGCACGCGGGAGAGCCTGCCACGGCGACAAGTGGGCCGGTGTCTGTCCCCGGCGGAGGCCGGCCGGGTGAGCGGGAGACCCGCACTCCCATCAAGGGCGTGCGCAAACACACTGCGGCGGCGATGGTGCAGAGCGCCTTCACCGCGCCCCATGCCACTGAATTCCTCACCGTGGATGTCACGCCCAGCCTTGACCTGCTGGCCAAGCTCAAGAACAGCAGGGAATTCACCGGGATCAAGCTCACCCCGTTGACGCTCGCTGCCAAGGCCGTCCTGATCGCCCTCCGGCGGAACCCGGCACTGAATTCGCGCTGGGACGAGGAGAACCAGGAAATCGTCACCTTCAACTATGTGAATCTGGGCATCGCCGCGGCCACGCCCCGGGGACTCACCGTGCCCAACATTAAGGACGCCGACACCATGGGCCTCCCGCAGCTTGCCCAGGCCCTGACGGCGCTCGCCGAAACCGCGCGGGCAGGCAGGACCACCCCCGCCGACCTTTCCGGCGGCACCATCTCCATCACCAACATCGGCGTTTTCGGCATCGACGCCGGCACCCCCATCCTCAACCCGGGGGAAGCGGCGATCCTTGGCCTGGGCGCGGTCCGCACCATGCCTTGGGAGTACAGGGGTGAGGTGGCGCTGCGGCAGGTGCTCACGCTGAGCCTGTCCTTCGACCACCGGTTGGTGGACGGAGAGCAGGGCTCCCGCTTCCTGGCCGACGTCGGAGCGATCCTGGCCGAGCCTGGCATGGTGCTCACCATGGTCTAG
- a CDS encoding alpha-ketoacid dehydrogenase subunit beta, whose amino-acid sequence MTQLTFARAINAGLRKSLENDPKVVLLGEDIGALGGVFRVTDGLQKDFGMHRVVDTPLAESAIVGTAVGLAYRGYRPVVEIQFDGFIYPAFDQIVSQVAKLHYRTRGAVKMPITIRVPFGGGIGSPEHHSESPEAYFTHTSGLRVVTVANPQDAFTVIQQAIACDDPVLYFEPKRRYHDKGEVDESADPRSALPMDKARVLTDGSDVTLVAYGPLVKTALDAASAAADEGISIEVIDLRSLAPVDYEPVVASVRKTGRLVVTHEAGQSGGLGAEVAASITERCFYHLEAAPVRVTGFDIPYPYSKLEMHHLPGLDRILDGVDRALGRPNSLSGLEG is encoded by the coding sequence ATGACCCAGTTGACCTTTGCCCGTGCCATCAATGCCGGGCTGCGGAAGTCGTTGGAAAACGACCCCAAGGTGGTCCTCCTCGGGGAAGACATCGGCGCCCTTGGCGGCGTGTTCCGGGTGACGGACGGCCTGCAAAAAGACTTTGGCATGCACCGCGTGGTGGACACCCCGCTCGCGGAGTCCGCCATCGTGGGAACCGCCGTCGGCCTTGCATACCGCGGCTACCGCCCGGTGGTGGAAATCCAGTTCGACGGCTTCATCTACCCGGCGTTCGACCAAATCGTCAGCCAGGTGGCAAAGCTCCATTACCGCACCCGCGGCGCCGTCAAGATGCCCATCACCATCAGGGTCCCGTTCGGCGGCGGCATCGGCTCACCGGAACACCACTCCGAGTCCCCGGAAGCCTACTTCACCCACACGTCCGGACTGCGGGTGGTGACGGTCGCGAACCCGCAGGACGCGTTCACCGTGATCCAGCAGGCCATTGCCTGTGACGATCCTGTCCTCTACTTCGAACCCAAGCGCCGCTACCACGACAAAGGCGAAGTGGACGAGTCTGCAGACCCGCGTTCCGCCCTGCCCATGGACAAGGCCCGGGTCCTGACCGACGGCAGCGACGTCACCCTGGTGGCCTACGGCCCCCTGGTCAAGACTGCCCTGGACGCAGCCTCCGCCGCCGCGGACGAGGGCATCTCCATTGAAGTCATCGACCTGCGCTCGCTGGCCCCGGTGGATTATGAGCCCGTGGTGGCTTCGGTGCGGAAGACCGGACGGCTGGTGGTGACGCACGAGGCCGGACAGTCCGGGGGGCTGGGTGCGGAAGTGGCGGCCAGCATCACCGAGCGGTGCTTCTACCACCTCGAGGCCGCGCCGGTCCGGGTGACCGGATTCGACATTCCCTACCCCTACTCAAAGCTGGAAATGCACCATCTGCCGGGCCTGGACCGCATCCTGGACGGCGTGGACCGTGCCCTGGGCCGCCCCAATTCCCTGAGCGGGCTGGAAGGATGA
- the pdhA gene encoding pyruvate dehydrogenase (acetyl-transferring) E1 component subunit alpha → MSTDETGPGGAKTPENARTPGIAETPESAKTPDRSGGDLVQLITPSGERISHPEFDFWVRDITDDQLCSLFEDMTVIRRIDVEATALQRQGELALWPPLLGQEAAQIGSGRALRADDFVFSSYRENGVAYCRGVDLTDLLRVWRGNASGGWDPYSINMATPQIIIGAQTLHATGYAMGIQNDGADAVAITYFGDGATSEGDVNEAMVFAASFQAPVVFFCTNNHWAISEPVRLQSHIQLADRASGFGIPSLRVDGNDVLAVMAATRLALDRARRGGGPTFIEAVSYRMGPHTTADDPTRYRDANELEDWAAKDPISRLAGLLDRKGILTAELRQQVKDKADAVASEMRRGCTTMPEPQPMDIFKHVYSTPNSWLERQQDHYARYLASFGDPAGAVSEEGAR, encoded by the coding sequence GTGTCTACAGACGAAACGGGCCCTGGCGGAGCAAAAACCCCTGAAAACGCGCGAACTCCCGGAATCGCGGAAACCCCTGAAAGCGCGAAAACCCCTGACCGATCCGGAGGGGACCTCGTCCAGCTGATCACCCCGTCCGGTGAGCGCATCAGCCACCCGGAGTTCGATTTCTGGGTCAGGGACATTACGGACGATCAGCTGTGCTCCCTCTTCGAGGACATGACTGTGATCCGCCGGATCGACGTGGAGGCCACCGCCCTGCAGCGGCAGGGTGAGCTGGCCCTGTGGCCGCCGCTCCTGGGCCAGGAGGCAGCCCAGATCGGGTCCGGGAGGGCGCTGAGGGCGGACGACTTTGTGTTCTCCAGCTACCGCGAGAACGGTGTGGCCTACTGCCGCGGTGTTGACCTGACGGACCTCCTCCGGGTGTGGCGGGGGAACGCCTCCGGCGGATGGGACCCGTACAGCATCAACATGGCCACGCCGCAGATCATCATCGGCGCCCAGACTTTGCATGCTACGGGTTATGCCATGGGTATCCAGAATGACGGCGCAGATGCGGTGGCCATCACCTACTTCGGTGACGGTGCCACCAGCGAGGGCGACGTCAACGAGGCCATGGTGTTCGCCGCCAGCTTCCAGGCCCCGGTGGTGTTCTTCTGCACGAACAACCACTGGGCCATCTCCGAACCCGTGCGCCTGCAGTCGCACATCCAGCTCGCGGACCGGGCATCCGGCTTCGGCATCCCCAGTCTGCGCGTGGACGGCAATGATGTCCTGGCGGTCATGGCTGCCACCAGGCTTGCCCTGGACCGGGCGCGCCGCGGCGGTGGCCCCACGTTCATCGAGGCCGTGAGTTACCGCATGGGCCCGCACACCACCGCCGACGATCCCACCCGCTACAGGGATGCCAATGAACTGGAGGACTGGGCCGCCAAGGACCCCATCTCCCGGCTGGCCGGCCTCCTGGACCGGAAGGGGATCCTGACTGCGGAGCTGCGGCAGCAGGTCAAGGACAAGGCCGATGCCGTGGCATCGGAGATGCGCCGCGGATGCACCACCATGCCGGAACCGCAGCCCATGGACATTTTCAAGCACGTCTACAGCACGCCCAATTCCTGGCTGGAACGCCAGCAGGACCATTACGCCCGTTACCTGGCCTCCTTCGGCGATCCCGCAGGAGCCGTGTCTGAGGAAGGTGCACGCTGA
- a CDS encoding Lrp/AsnC family transcriptional regulator: MRALDGTDTRLLAALAQDPRRTVVALAQKLGLSRNTVQARMAQLERKHVFLSFERRISPVALGYPLMAFISVHVQQQKLGRLAEEIAAIPEVLEGYGLTGSADLLLRVVARDAEDLFRINGKILACDGVERADTALAMGELIPFRVQPLLDRGSEGA; the protein is encoded by the coding sequence ATGCGAGCTTTGGATGGCACTGACACCCGCCTGCTGGCGGCACTGGCGCAGGACCCCCGACGCACCGTGGTGGCCCTCGCGCAAAAGCTCGGCCTGTCCCGCAATACCGTCCAGGCGCGCATGGCCCAACTGGAAAGAAAGCACGTCTTCCTGTCCTTTGAACGGCGCATCAGTCCAGTGGCGTTGGGGTATCCGCTGATGGCCTTCATCTCCGTTCACGTCCAGCAACAGAAACTTGGGCGGCTGGCGGAAGAGATCGCCGCCATTCCCGAGGTTCTGGAGGGGTACGGGCTGACGGGCTCGGCGGACCTGCTGCTGCGCGTCGTCGCCAGGGACGCCGAGGACCTGTTCCGGATCAACGGCAAGATATTGGCCTGCGACGGCGTGGAGCGGGCTGACACCGCGCTGGCGATGGGCGAACTGATCCCCTTCCGGGTTCAGCCCCTGCTGGACCGGGGCTCCGAGGGCGCCTAG
- a CDS encoding solute symporter family protein — MIVIPAAVDVAALKDTTLLNMGIFGLFVAVTMVIVFRASRNNKTAADYYAAGRSFTGSQNGTAIAGDYLSAASFLGITGAIAINGYDGFMYSIGFLVAWLVALLLVAELLRNTGKFTMADVLSFRLKQRPVRIAAAISTLAVCFFYLLAQMAGAGSLISLLLGISDWGGQALVIIVVGALMIMYVLIGGMKGTTWVQIIKAMLLIAGAAVMTVWVLAIYGFNLSALLGGAVETANNPAVLNPGLQYGKTDTSKLDFMSLGLALVLGTAALPHVLMRFYTVPTAKEARKSVVWSIWLIGLFYLFTLVLGYGAAALVGPDTIKGAPGGVNAAAPLLAFYLGGPLLLGFISAVAFATILAVVAGLTITAAASFAHDIYANVIAKGKADAATEVKVARRTVVVIGILAILGGIFANGQNVAFLVALAFAVAASANLPTIIYSLFWRKFTTQGAVWSMYGGLGAAILLIVFSPVVSGAKTSMIPGANFALFPLSNPGIVSIPLAFFLGWLGTTLDKKREDPAKQAEMEVRSLTGIGAEKAVGH; from the coding sequence ATGATCGTAATTCCCGCTGCGGTGGATGTCGCCGCACTCAAGGACACCACCCTTTTGAACATGGGCATCTTCGGCCTGTTCGTGGCCGTGACCATGGTGATCGTGTTCCGCGCCAGCCGCAACAACAAAACTGCCGCCGACTACTATGCCGCCGGGCGCTCGTTCACCGGCTCGCAGAACGGCACCGCCATCGCCGGTGACTACCTGTCGGCAGCCTCCTTCCTGGGCATCACGGGGGCCATCGCCATCAACGGCTATGACGGGTTCATGTACTCCATTGGCTTCCTGGTGGCCTGGCTCGTGGCACTGCTGCTGGTGGCTGAACTGCTGCGCAACACCGGCAAATTCACCATGGCGGATGTCCTTTCATTCCGGCTGAAGCAGCGCCCGGTCCGGATTGCCGCCGCCATCTCCACGCTCGCCGTCTGCTTCTTCTACCTGCTGGCGCAGATGGCCGGTGCGGGAAGCCTGATCTCCCTCCTGCTGGGCATCAGCGACTGGGGCGGACAGGCGCTGGTGATCATCGTCGTCGGCGCCCTCATGATCATGTACGTCCTGATCGGCGGCATGAAGGGAACCACCTGGGTCCAGATCATCAAAGCCATGCTGCTGATCGCAGGTGCCGCCGTCATGACCGTTTGGGTCCTGGCCATCTACGGCTTCAACCTCTCCGCCCTCCTGGGCGGCGCCGTGGAAACGGCCAACAACCCGGCCGTCCTCAACCCCGGCCTGCAGTACGGCAAGACCGACACCTCCAAGCTGGACTTCATGTCCCTGGGCCTCGCGCTGGTCCTGGGTACGGCCGCCCTCCCGCACGTCCTGATGCGCTTCTACACCGTGCCCACGGCCAAGGAAGCACGCAAGTCCGTGGTCTGGTCCATCTGGCTGATCGGCCTGTTCTACCTGTTCACCCTGGTGCTGGGCTACGGGGCTGCCGCCCTGGTTGGTCCGGACACCATCAAGGGCGCCCCGGGCGGCGTCAACGCTGCCGCGCCGCTGCTGGCCTTCTACCTGGGCGGCCCGCTGTTGCTCGGTTTCATCTCGGCGGTCGCCTTCGCCACCATCCTGGCGGTGGTGGCTGGGCTGACCATCACGGCTGCGGCATCCTTTGCGCATGACATCTACGCCAACGTCATCGCCAAGGGCAAGGCTGACGCTGCCACTGAGGTCAAGGTGGCCCGGCGCACCGTGGTGGTCATCGGCATCCTGGCCATCCTGGGCGGCATCTTCGCCAACGGCCAGAACGTGGCCTTCCTGGTGGCCCTGGCCTTCGCCGTCGCTGCTTCGGCCAACCTGCCCACCATCATCTACTCGCTGTTCTGGCGGAAGTTCACCACCCAGGGCGCCGTGTGGAGCATGTATGGCGGCCTGGGTGCTGCGATCCTGCTCATCGTGTTCTCCCCGGTGGTTTCCGGGGCGAAGACCTCGATGATCCCGGGCGCCAACTTCGCCCTCTTCCCGCTCAGCAACCCGGGCATCGTGTCCATCCCGCTGGCCTTCTTCCTGGGCTGGCTGGGCACCACCCTGGACAAGAAGCGGGAGGATCCGGCCAAGCAGGCCGAAATGGAAGTCCGCTCGCTCACGGGCATCGGAGCCGAAAAGGCAGTCGGCCACTAG
- a CDS encoding DUF485 domain-containing protein, giving the protein MGNDAHTPDAAASVDFEQVQSTGQFQELRRRHRSFVFPMAVVFLLWYFAYVLLADYAVGFMSTKVWGNINVGLILGLLQFVSTFAITGWYVHYSNKRLDPIASEIRNEIEGHEFDKDGNRVGGANK; this is encoded by the coding sequence ATGGGTAACGATGCCCATACTCCGGACGCAGCGGCGTCCGTGGACTTCGAGCAAGTCCAGTCGACCGGGCAGTTCCAGGAATTGCGCAGGCGTCACCGCAGCTTTGTCTTCCCCATGGCAGTGGTCTTCCTGCTGTGGTACTTCGCCTATGTCCTGCTCGCCGATTACGCGGTGGGATTCATGTCCACCAAGGTCTGGGGCAACATCAACGTCGGCCTGATCCTGGGCCTGCTCCAGTTCGTCTCGACGTTCGCCATCACGGGCTGGTACGTGCACTACTCCAACAAACGGCTGGACCCGATTGCCTCCGAAATCAGGAACGAGATCGAGGGGCACGAATTCGATAAGGATGGAAACCGAGTGGGCGGAGCCAACAAATGA
- a CDS encoding sensor histidine kinase translates to MPDSPLLTAAAVAVIAMAIAVVVGVGLKVLRSFRDLGTDAERATYHTLHAASQAGQHLRRGLNPAGAAKASRQLRALLACDALAITDTSGVLAWDGTAEDIRPRLMELAAGVLGSGRTAVLSAGADGTGGRLAGVIAPVRAGTRIVGTVAAFAPSAGAGLVRATGEVADWVAVQVELAELDASRTLLMEAEVRALRAQISPHFIYNSLNAIASFINTDPERARELVVEFADFTRYSFRRHGDFTTLAEELRCIDRYLLLERARFGDRVQVSLRVAPEVLSTVIPFLSLQPLVENAVRHGLEAKAGPGHISITAEDAGAFAEVTIEDDGVGMDPEQLRSVLAGHTDGDHVGLRNVDARLRQVYGNDHGLVVETAPGEGTLITMRVPKSQPGHDA, encoded by the coding sequence ATGCCGGACTCCCCCCTCCTGACCGCCGCGGCCGTGGCGGTGATCGCCATGGCCATTGCCGTCGTCGTCGGCGTGGGCCTCAAGGTGCTCCGCTCCTTCAGGGACCTGGGCACGGACGCCGAGCGCGCCACCTACCACACGCTCCACGCCGCGTCCCAGGCCGGGCAGCACCTGCGCCGCGGCCTGAACCCGGCCGGCGCCGCGAAAGCCAGCCGCCAGCTGCGCGCCCTCCTGGCCTGCGACGCCCTGGCCATAACGGACACTTCCGGCGTACTCGCCTGGGACGGGACTGCCGAGGACATCAGGCCGCGCCTGATGGAACTGGCCGCCGGGGTCCTTGGGTCGGGCCGCACAGCTGTCCTCTCCGCAGGCGCGGACGGAACCGGCGGCCGCCTTGCCGGCGTGATCGCCCCGGTCCGGGCCGGCACCCGCATCGTGGGCACTGTAGCCGCCTTCGCTCCTTCCGCCGGGGCGGGGCTGGTCAGGGCCACGGGGGAAGTGGCTGACTGGGTGGCGGTCCAGGTGGAACTCGCCGAACTGGACGCATCCCGGACGCTGCTGATGGAAGCAGAAGTCAGGGCGCTGCGGGCCCAGATCAGCCCGCACTTCATCTACAACTCGCTCAACGCCATCGCGTCCTTCATCAACACCGATCCGGAGCGGGCCAGGGAGCTGGTGGTGGAGTTCGCGGACTTCACCCGCTACTCCTTTCGAAGGCACGGCGATTTCACCACGCTTGCCGAGGAGCTCCGCTGCATCGACCGCTACCTGCTCCTGGAGCGTGCCCGGTTCGGCGACCGTGTCCAGGTCAGCCTGCGCGTTGCACCGGAAGTACTCAGCACCGTCATCCCGTTCCTCAGCCTTCAGCCGCTGGTGGAGAACGCCGTCCGGCACGGGCTCGAGGCGAAGGCAGGACCAGGACACATCAGCATTACCGCGGAGGACGCCGGGGCCTTTGCCGAGGTCACCATCGAGGACGACGGCGTGGGGATGGATCCGGAGCAGCTCCGGTCGGTGCTGGCGGGCCACACCGACGGGGACCACGTGGGGCTGCGGAATGTGGATGCCCGCCTCCGCCAGGTTTACGGCAACGACCACGGGCTGGTGGTGGAAACAGCGCCGGGCGAGGGAACGCTGATCACCATGCGGGTGCCAAAGTCCCAGCCCGGGCATGATGCGTGA
- a CDS encoding LytR/AlgR family response regulator transcription factor has translation MINVLVVDDELPAVEELAFLLGRDERIGKVLRATSGAEALTALSAGSIDAVFLDIHMAAVSGLDIAAAIARSSNPPAVVFVTADEDHALAAFELAAVDYLLKPVRAERLARSVGRISELRDGGAAPEMITVDQGGTTRMIRRDDVTYVQAQGDYARLHTADASYLIRVPLADLEQQWADAGFIRTHRSYLVALKHVSSMKLAADGPRVTVAGAGLPISRRHLPTVREKLEATRIRPHA, from the coding sequence ATGATTAACGTCCTCGTCGTTGATGATGAGCTGCCCGCCGTAGAGGAGCTGGCCTTCCTGCTGGGCAGGGACGAACGCATCGGAAAGGTGTTGCGGGCGACGTCCGGCGCTGAAGCACTCACAGCCCTGTCCGCCGGAAGCATCGACGCTGTCTTCCTGGACATCCACATGGCCGCGGTGTCCGGCCTGGACATCGCCGCCGCCATTGCCCGGAGCAGCAATCCCCCGGCCGTTGTGTTTGTCACCGCCGACGAGGACCATGCCCTGGCGGCGTTCGAACTCGCCGCCGTGGACTATCTGCTCAAGCCGGTGCGTGCCGAGCGGCTGGCCCGCTCCGTGGGGCGGATCAGTGAACTGCGCGACGGCGGCGCGGCACCTGAGATGATCACGGTGGACCAGGGCGGCACCACCAGGATGATCCGCCGCGACGACGTCACTTATGTGCAGGCCCAGGGGGATTACGCCCGGCTGCACACCGCCGATGCAAGCTATCTCATCCGGGTGCCGCTGGCCGACCTTGAACAGCAATGGGCCGACGCCGGGTTTATCCGCACCCACCGCTCTTACCTGGTGGCACTGAAGCACGTGTCCTCGATGAAGCTGGCGGCTGACGGGCCGCGCGTGACAGTGGCCGGCGCGGGCCTTCCCATCAGCCGGCGCCACCTGCCGACTGTGCGGGAGAAGCTGGAGGCCACCAGGATCAGGCCGCACGCATGA
- a CDS encoding sodium/solute symporter encodes MNAGVALAAVAVVSLATAVIGFYGLRISRTTGDFYVASRTVRPWWNASAIGGEYLSAASFLGVAGLILLSGTDALWFPVGYTAGYLMLLLFVAAPLRRSGAYTIPDFTESRLSSRMVRRVTSLVVVMVGWLYIVPQLHGAALTIRIATGLPSWVGSVAVVVVVCLTVAAGGMRSITFVQAFQYWLKLTALAVPILFIIFVLAGNGAAPQSPPAVNPTHLAPAGLYQNVSLLVALLFGTLGLPHVLVRFYTNPDGHSARRTTLIVLGLLSVFYLFPTAYGLVARMYAPDLARSGQPDAMVLRLPGELVGGTPGDLLSALVVAGAFAAFLSTTSGLVVSLAGVISQDILGGSVRGFRLAAVVSAVVPLGFALMTGSLALAGSVGLVFAFTASTVCPVLLLGIWWRGLTDVGAIAGMLTGGVLCGGAMIAGSVSGSGLTPAWLAQPAAWSVPAAFAVMVIVSRATAHRIPATMPRIMTRLHTPERPLATER; translated from the coding sequence GTGAACGCCGGAGTCGCCCTGGCTGCGGTAGCGGTGGTGTCCCTCGCCACGGCCGTTATCGGCTTCTACGGGCTGCGGATCTCACGCACCACAGGGGACTTCTACGTTGCCTCGCGTACGGTGCGGCCCTGGTGGAACGCGTCGGCGATCGGCGGCGAGTACCTGTCGGCCGCGAGTTTCCTGGGCGTGGCCGGGCTCATCCTGCTGTCCGGGACCGACGCACTCTGGTTCCCCGTGGGATACACTGCCGGCTACCTGATGCTGCTGCTTTTCGTCGCCGCCCCGCTGCGCCGTTCGGGCGCCTACACCATCCCGGACTTTACCGAGTCCCGGCTCTCGTCCCGGATGGTCCGGCGGGTCACCAGCCTGGTGGTGGTCATGGTGGGGTGGCTGTATATCGTGCCGCAGCTCCATGGGGCCGCCCTGACCATCCGTATCGCCACGGGCCTGCCGTCCTGGGTGGGTTCCGTGGCGGTCGTGGTGGTGGTGTGCCTTACCGTGGCGGCGGGCGGGATGCGGTCCATCACCTTTGTCCAGGCGTTCCAGTACTGGCTCAAGCTGACAGCCCTGGCCGTGCCCATCCTGTTCATCATCTTCGTGCTGGCCGGCAACGGGGCCGCGCCGCAATCCCCGCCGGCAGTCAACCCCACGCATCTGGCGCCGGCCGGGCTCTACCAGAACGTCTCCCTGCTGGTGGCGCTGCTGTTCGGTACCCTGGGGCTGCCGCACGTGCTGGTCCGTTTCTACACCAATCCGGACGGGCACTCGGCGCGCCGCACCACGCTGATCGTCCTGGGACTGCTGTCCGTGTTCTACCTCTTTCCCACTGCCTACGGCCTGGTGGCCCGCATGTACGCCCCGGACCTGGCCCGCTCGGGGCAGCCGGACGCCATGGTCCTGCGGCTGCCCGGCGAACTCGTTGGCGGGACGCCGGGCGACCTGCTCTCCGCCCTGGTGGTGGCCGGGGCCTTCGCCGCGTTCCTGTCCACAACCTCCGGACTGGTGGTGTCCCTGGCAGGCGTCATCAGCCAGGACATCCTGGGCGGCAGCGTCCGCGGGTTCCGGCTCGCCGCCGTGGTGTCCGCCGTCGTCCCCCTTGGCTTTGCCCTCATGACCGGGTCCCTGGCACTCGCCGGCAGCGTGGGCCTGGTCTTCGCCTTCACCGCCTCCACGGTGTGCCCGGTCCTGCTGCTTGGCATCTGGTGGCGCGGCCTGACAGATGTCGGGGCCATCGCGGGCATGCTGACCGGCGGGGTGCTGTGCGGCGGCGCGATGATCGCAGGCTCGGTGTCCGGTTCGGGCCTGACGCCGGCGTGGCTCGCCCAGCCTGCGGCCTGGAGCGTGCCCGCCGCCTTCGCCGTCATGGTCATTGTGTCCAGGGCCACCGCGCACCGGATCCCCGCCACGATGCCGCGGATCATGACCCGCCTTCACACCCCGGAGCGGCCGCTGGCAACCGAACGGTGA
- a CDS encoding DivIVA domain-containing protein, with translation MALDIHRQIPASFERVQRNEYGYNARQVDEFLQRARVSLESPEAATDPINSADVRAVSFDPIKGGYSAAIVDAALDRLEDAFARRERDELIAAHGEEAWLREIGNLSGILRGRLHRPDGDRFRRPTRKNARSYNTDDVDRLCRELVAYLEQDKPLSVDSVRRAVFRPAVGRDGYEESQVDAFLDRVVELMAAID, from the coding sequence GTGGCATTGGACATTCATCGGCAGATCCCTGCGTCCTTTGAGCGCGTGCAGCGCAATGAGTACGGGTACAACGCCAGGCAGGTGGACGAGTTCCTGCAGCGGGCGCGCGTCTCCCTGGAATCGCCTGAAGCCGCAACCGACCCCATCAACAGCGCCGATGTGCGGGCCGTATCCTTCGACCCCATCAAGGGCGGCTACTCCGCTGCCATCGTGGACGCCGCACTGGACCGGCTCGAGGATGCCTTCGCCCGCAGGGAGCGGGATGAGCTGATTGCGGCCCACGGTGAGGAAGCCTGGCTCCGTGAAATCGGGAACCTGTCCGGCATCCTGCGCGGGCGGCTGCACCGGCCGGACGGCGACCGCTTCCGCCGGCCCACCAGGAAGAACGCCCGCAGCTACAACACGGACGACGTCGACCGGCTCTGCCGCGAACTTGTTGCCTACCTCGAACAGGACAAGCCGTTGAGCGTGGACAGCGTACGCCGGGCCGTCTTCCGCCCGGCAGTCGGCCGTGATGGCTACGAGGAATCGCAGGTGGACGCGTTCCTGGACCGCGTCGTCGAGCTGATGGCCGCCATCGACTGA